One Salvia splendens isolate huo1 chromosome 12, SspV2, whole genome shotgun sequence genomic window carries:
- the LOC121756887 gene encoding 12-oxophytodienoate reductase 1-like encodes MATENNDVIPLLTPYKMGEFALSHRIVLAPLTRDRSYNNVPQPHAAVYYSQRATKGGLLITEATGVSDTAQGYPDTPGIWTKEHVEAWKPIVDAVHQKGGVFFVQLWHVGRVSTNDYQPGGQAPLSSTDKGLTPGLYGVDWSPPRQLATDEIRGIINDFRLAARNAIEAGFDGVEIHGANGYVIEQFMKDQVNNRKDEYGGSLENRCRFALEVAEAVIDEIGAKRVGMRLSPYSDFNEAGDSDPDGLGLYMANALRKLDLVYLHVIEPRAVGSTVIEGCAEDQLLPMRKAFKNTFIAAGGFNRTTGSAAVAGDGADLVAFGRLFLANPDLPKRYRLDAPLNKYDRNTFYTSDPVVGYTDYPFLQQA; translated from the exons ATGGCAACTGAAAATAATGATGTTATTCCTTTGCTCACCCCATACAAAATGGGAGAATTCGCCCTCTCCCACAG AATAGTATTAGCACCATTAACCCGGGATCGGTCATACAACAACGTTCCACAGCCACATGCCGCAGTATACTACTCTCAGCGAGCAACCAAAGGTGGCCTCCTTATCACTGAGGCAACCGGTGTATCGGACACTGCTCAAGG ATACCCTGATACACCTGGAATTTGGACAAAGGAGCATGTCGAGGCATGGAAACCTATAGTCGATGCAGTTCATCAAAAGGGTGGTGTTTTCTTCGTGCAGTTGTGGCACGTTGGTCGTGTCTCTACTAATG ATTACCAGCCAGGTGGCCAAGCTCCACTCTCATCGACAGACAAAGGACTGACCCCTGGCCTATATGGAGTAGACTGGTCTCCTCCTAGACAACTAGCCACAGATGAAATTCGTGGTATTATCAATGATTTCAGATTGGCTGCACGCAATGCTATTGAAGCAG GATTCGACGGTGTCGAGATACATGGCGCCAACGGCTACGTGATCGAGCAGTTCATGAAGGATCAAGTCAACAACAGGAAAGACGAATATGGCGGGAGCCTGGAGAACAGGTGTCGCTTCGCTCTGGAAGTGGCGGAAGCCGTGATCGACGAGATAGGAGCGAAAAGAGTTGGGATGAGACTGTCTCCGTATTCAGATTTCAATGAGGCAGGGGACTCAGATCCAGATGGGCTTGGCCTCTACATGGCCAATGCACTCAGGAAGCTGGACCTCGTGTACCTCCACGTGATCGAGCCACGAGCTGTTGGTTCAACTGTGATTGAAGGGTGCGCTGAGGATCAGCTCCTCCCCATGAGGAAGGCATTTAAAAACACCTTCATCGCTGCTGGCGGCTTCAACAGGACTACAGGGAGCGCAGCTGTGGCTGGAGATGGCGCGGATTTGGTAGCGTTCGGGCGCCTGTTCTTGGCTAATCCAGATTTGCCAAAGAGGTACCGCTTGGATGCTCCGCTCAACAAGTACGACAGGAACACATTCTACACTTCTGATCCTGTTGTTGGTTATACTGACTATCCGTTTCTTCAACAAGCATAG
- the LOC121759308 gene encoding uncharacterized protein LOC121759308 isoform X3 — MPQSRLVADALGVVTICLVAVLVVLGLFCIIYSFYFRSRILGQGFSQLSYFSGPWIIRITYIFFAVWWGVGEIIRLNLLRHHGRVLDGLTLEWQEKVCKGYIISNLGFAEPCLFLTLIFLLRASLQRSGTLGRKWNVKTAGFVLVYCIPLFILQLVVILIGPKYKEDHNPKLRSYFIRAASSDANHDIAFCTYPLFSTIFLGVFATIVTIYLFWLGRRILHLVINKGVGMCMLVYLPIADSLSLRSLQIDTEARRKGAGNECNDTSSLIAYQSPVEGSLVSRNSSASGKRGSISFRATEKDETSGAAFVELSLFNPS, encoded by the exons ATGCCCCAGTCGAGATTAGTCGCTGATGCACTTGGTGTGGTGACGATTTGTCTTGTTGCTGTATTGGTTGTTCTGGGGTTGTTCTGTATCATATATTCATTTTACTTCCGCAGTCGGATCCTCGGGCAAGGTTTCAGTCAGCTTAGTTATTTTAGTGGTCCTTGGATAATCAGAATCACATACATCTTCTTTGCAGTTTGGTGGGGTGTTGGTGAAATTATACGGTTGAATTTGTTGAGGCACCACGGAAGAGTATTGGATGGTCTCACTTTGGAATGGCAGGAAAAAGTCTGCAAAGGCTACATCATTTCGAACCTGGGATTCGCAGAACCATGCCTGTTTCTTACACTCATTTTTCTTCTCCGTGCATCTCTTCAAAGGTCTGGAACGTTAGGTCGCAAGTGGAATGTGAAAACGGCTGGTTTTGTTCTTGTTTATTGCATCCCATTGTTCATTCTTCAGCTAGTAGTTATCTTAATTGGACCGAAGTATAAGGAGGACCATAATCCAAAACTGCGTTCTTATTTCATCAGAGCAGCTTCGTCTGATGCAAATCACGATATTGCTTTCTGCACTTACCCTCTATTCAGTACCATCTTTCTCGGTGTTTTTGCTACCATCGTGACTATCTACTTGTTTTGGCTTGGTAGGAGAATTCTTCATTTGGTGATCAATAAAG GGGTGGGTATGTGCATGCTTGTATACCTTCCTATAGCAGATTCTTTATCTTTGAGGAGTCTGCAAATAGATACAGAAGCTAGGAGGAAGGGGGCTGGTAATGAGTGTAACGATACAAGTTCATTAATTGCTTATCAGAGCCCAGTTGAAGGAAGCCTTGTAAGTAGAAATTCATCTGCCTCAGGAAAACGTGGATCGATTTCTTTCCGTGCTACGGAGAAAGATGAAACCTCTGGAGCAGCTTTTGTGGAACTAAGCCTCTTCAATCCTAGCTAG
- the LOC121756952 gene encoding ras-related protein RABD1-like, which translates to MSNEYDYLFKLLLIGDSSVGKSCLLLRFADDSYVDSYISTIGVDFKIRTVEQDGKTIKLQIWDTAGQERFRTITSSYYRGAHGIIIVYDVTEMESFNNVKQWLNEIDRYANDSVCKLLVGNKCDLVENKVVDTQTAKAFADELGIPFLETSAKDSINVEQAFLTMAAEIKKKMGNQRTAKSSANTVQIKGEPIKQKSNCCG; encoded by the exons ATGAGTAACGAATA CGATTACTTGTTCAAGCTTCTCTTAATCGGTGACTCCTCTGTCGGCAAGTCTTGTCTTCTTCTCAGATTCGCG GATGATTCGTATGTGGACAGTTACATTAGCACcattggagttgatttt AAAATAAGGACAGTGGAGCAGGATGGGAAGACAATCAAGCTTCAGATT TGGGACACCGCTGGACAGGAACGGTTCCGGACTATCACCAGCAGTTATTATCGAGGAGCTCATGGGATCATT ATTGTGTATGATGTTACCGAGATGGAGAGCTTCAACAATGTCAAGCAGTGGCTTAACGAAATCGATAGATATGCAAATGACAGTGTTTGCAAGCTTTTGGTGGGTAACAAATGTGATTTGGTTGAGAACAAAGTTGTGGACACACAAACCGCAAAG GCATTTGCTGATGAGCTAGGGATTCCTTTCCTTGAGACAAGTGCAAAAGATTCAATAAATGTGGAGCAGGCTTTCTTGACTATGGCtgcggagattaagaaaaa GATGGGTAACCAACGAACAGCAAAGTCGTCAGCGAATACGGTCCAGATCAAGGGAGAGCCAATTAAGCAGAAGAGCAACTGCTGCGGTTAA
- the LOC121758314 gene encoding cytochrome c: MATFSEAPAGDAKSGEKIFKTKCAQCHTAEKGAGHKQGPNLNGLFGRQSGTTPGYSYSAANKNMAVTWGENTLYDYLLNPKKYIPGTKMVFPGLKKPQERADLIAYLKEATA, translated from the exons ATGGCGACATTCAGCGAAGCACCGGCTGGCGACGCCAAATCTGGCGAGAAGATCTTCAAAACTAAGTGCGCGCAGTGCCACACCGCCGAGAAAGGCGCCGGCCACAAACAAG GTCCTAACTTGAATGGGCTCTTTGGGAGACAATCTGGCACCACCCCTGGTTATTCTTACTCTGCTGCTAACAAGAACATGGCCGTCACCTGGGGAGAAAACACTCTTTATGACTACTTACTCAATCCCAAGAAG TACATTCCTGGAACTAAGATGGTTTTCCCGGGACTGAAGAAACCTCAAGAGCGTGCAGATCTGATTGCATATCTTAAGGAGGCTACTGCTTGA
- the LOC121757047 gene encoding ras-related protein RABA2a-like, whose product MGRRADDEYDYLFKVVLIGDSGVGKSNLLSRFTRNEFCLESKSTIGVEFATRTLQVEGRTVKAQIWDTAGQERYRAITSAYYRGALGALLVYDVTKPTTFENVSRWLKELRDHADSNIVIMLIGNKTDLKHLRAVATEDAQSFAEKEGLSFIETSALEATNVEKAFQTILSEIYRIISKKPLSSEEPAANIKEGKALVVGPQDTDTKKTCCSTS is encoded by the exons ATGGGTCGGAGAGCCGATGACGAGTACGATTACTTGTTCAAAGTAGTATTAATCGGCGATTCAGGCGTCGGCAAATCGAACTTGCTGTCCCGATTCACGCGCAACGAGTTTTGTTTGGAATCTAAATCAACGATTGGAGTCGAATTCGCTACCCGCACTCTTCAG GTTGAGGGAAGAACAGTGAAGGCTCAGATATGGGACACAGCTGGGCAAGAGAGATACAGGGCTATAACCAGTGCATATTATCGTGGTGCTCTAGGTGCTCTTCTTGTGTATGATGTCACAAAACCTACCACATTTGAGAATGTGAGTCGTTGGTTGAAGGAGCTAAGGGACCACGCAGACTCCAACATTGTTATTATGCTCATAGGAAATAAGACTGATCTCAAGCATCTCAGAGCTGTTGCGACAGAGGATGCTCAAAGTTTTGCCGAAAAAGAGGGGCTCTCATTCATCGAGACCTCTGCTCTGGAGGCCACTAATGTGGAGAAGGCCTTCCAGACCATCCTTTCAGAAATATACCGTATAATCAGCAAGAAACCGCTATCTTCGGAGGAGCCTGCAGCGAATATCAAAGAGGGAAAGGCTCTTGTTGTTGGTCCACAAGACACCGACACGAAGAAGACCTGCTGCTCGACGTCCTGA
- the LOC121759308 gene encoding uncharacterized protein LOC121759308 isoform X2 has protein sequence MPQSRLVADALGVVTICLVAVLVVLGLFCIIYSFYFRSRILGQGFSQLSYFSGPWIIRITYIFFAVWWGVGEIIRLNLLRHHGRVLDGLTLEWQEKVCKGYIISNLGFAEPCLFLTLIFLLRASLQRSGTLGRKWNVKTAGFVLVYCIPLFILQLVVILIGPKYKEDHNPKLRSYFIRAASSDANHDIAFCTYPLFSTIFLGVFATIVTIYLFWLGRRILHLVINKGLQKRVYTLIFFISSFFPLRVVLLGLSVLADPGTPLFDAIAFLSFFSILCCAGVGMCMLVYLPIADSLSLRSLQIDTEARRKGAGKRGSISFRATEKDETSGAAFVELSLFNPS, from the exons ATGCCCCAGTCGAGATTAGTCGCTGATGCACTTGGTGTGGTGACGATTTGTCTTGTTGCTGTATTGGTTGTTCTGGGGTTGTTCTGTATCATATATTCATTTTACTTCCGCAGTCGGATCCTCGGGCAAGGTTTCAGTCAGCTTAGTTATTTTAGTGGTCCTTGGATAATCAGAATCACATACATCTTCTTTGCAGTTTGGTGGGGTGTTGGTGAAATTATACGGTTGAATTTGTTGAGGCACCACGGAAGAGTATTGGATGGTCTCACTTTGGAATGGCAGGAAAAAGTCTGCAAAGGCTACATCATTTCGAACCTGGGATTCGCAGAACCATGCCTGTTTCTTACACTCATTTTTCTTCTCCGTGCATCTCTTCAAAGGTCTGGAACGTTAGGTCGCAAGTGGAATGTGAAAACGGCTGGTTTTGTTCTTGTTTATTGCATCCCATTGTTCATTCTTCAGCTAGTAGTTATCTTAATTGGACCGAAGTATAAGGAGGACCATAATCCAAAACTGCGTTCTTATTTCATCAGAGCAGCTTCGTCTGATGCAAATCACGATATTGCTTTCTGCACTTACCCTCTATTCAGTACCATCTTTCTCGGTGTTTTTGCTACCATCGTGACTATCTACTTGTTTTGGCTTGGTAGGAGAATTCTTCATTTGGTGATCAATAAAGGTTTGCAAAAGAGAGTGTACACGTTGATCTTTTTTATCTCTAGTTTTTTCCCATTAAGAGTTGTTCTGCTTGGTTTGTCGGTCCTAGCTGATCCAGGAACACCTTTGTTTGATGCCATAGCATTCCTgtcttttttttccattttatgtTGTGCAGGGGTGGGTATGTGCATGCTTGTATACCTTCCTATAGCAGATTCTTTATCTTTGAGGAGTCTGCAAATAGATACAGAAGCTAGGAGGAAGGGGGCTG GAAAACGTGGATCGATTTCTTTCCGTGCTACGGAGAAAGATGAAACCTCTGGAGCAGCTTTTGTGGAACTAAGCCTCTTCAATCCTAGCTAG
- the LOC121759308 gene encoding uncharacterized protein LOC121759308 isoform X1 gives MPQSRLVADALGVVTICLVAVLVVLGLFCIIYSFYFRSRILGQGFSQLSYFSGPWIIRITYIFFAVWWGVGEIIRLNLLRHHGRVLDGLTLEWQEKVCKGYIISNLGFAEPCLFLTLIFLLRASLQRSGTLGRKWNVKTAGFVLVYCIPLFILQLVVILIGPKYKEDHNPKLRSYFIRAASSDANHDIAFCTYPLFSTIFLGVFATIVTIYLFWLGRRILHLVINKGLQKRVYTLIFFISSFFPLRVVLLGLSVLADPGTPLFDAIAFLSFFSILCCAGVGMCMLVYLPIADSLSLRSLQIDTEARRKGAGNECNDTSSLIAYQSPVEGSLVSRNSSASGKRGSISFRATEKDETSGAAFVELSLFNPS, from the coding sequence ATGCCCCAGTCGAGATTAGTCGCTGATGCACTTGGTGTGGTGACGATTTGTCTTGTTGCTGTATTGGTTGTTCTGGGGTTGTTCTGTATCATATATTCATTTTACTTCCGCAGTCGGATCCTCGGGCAAGGTTTCAGTCAGCTTAGTTATTTTAGTGGTCCTTGGATAATCAGAATCACATACATCTTCTTTGCAGTTTGGTGGGGTGTTGGTGAAATTATACGGTTGAATTTGTTGAGGCACCACGGAAGAGTATTGGATGGTCTCACTTTGGAATGGCAGGAAAAAGTCTGCAAAGGCTACATCATTTCGAACCTGGGATTCGCAGAACCATGCCTGTTTCTTACACTCATTTTTCTTCTCCGTGCATCTCTTCAAAGGTCTGGAACGTTAGGTCGCAAGTGGAATGTGAAAACGGCTGGTTTTGTTCTTGTTTATTGCATCCCATTGTTCATTCTTCAGCTAGTAGTTATCTTAATTGGACCGAAGTATAAGGAGGACCATAATCCAAAACTGCGTTCTTATTTCATCAGAGCAGCTTCGTCTGATGCAAATCACGATATTGCTTTCTGCACTTACCCTCTATTCAGTACCATCTTTCTCGGTGTTTTTGCTACCATCGTGACTATCTACTTGTTTTGGCTTGGTAGGAGAATTCTTCATTTGGTGATCAATAAAGGTTTGCAAAAGAGAGTGTACACGTTGATCTTTTTTATCTCTAGTTTTTTCCCATTAAGAGTTGTTCTGCTTGGTTTGTCGGTCCTAGCTGATCCAGGAACACCTTTGTTTGATGCCATAGCATTCCTgtcttttttttccattttatgtTGTGCAGGGGTGGGTATGTGCATGCTTGTATACCTTCCTATAGCAGATTCTTTATCTTTGAGGAGTCTGCAAATAGATACAGAAGCTAGGAGGAAGGGGGCTGGTAATGAGTGTAACGATACAAGTTCATTAATTGCTTATCAGAGCCCAGTTGAAGGAAGCCTTGTAAGTAGAAATTCATCTGCCTCAGGAAAACGTGGATCGATTTCTTTCCGTGCTACGGAGAAAGATGAAACCTCTGGAGCAGCTTTTGTGGAACTAAGCCTCTTCAATCCTAGCTAG
- the LOC121759308 gene encoding uncharacterized protein LOC121759308 isoform X4, giving the protein MPQSRLVADALGVVTICLVAVLVVLGLFCIIYSFYFRSRILGQGFSQLSYFSGPWIIRITYIFFAVWWGVGEIIRLNLLRHHGRVLDGLTLEWQEKVCKGYIISNLGFAEPCLFLTLIFLLRASLQRSGTLGRKWNVKTAGFVLVYCIPLFILQLVVILIGPKYKEDHNPKLRSYFIRAASSDANHDIAFCTYPLFSTIFLGVFATIVTIYLFWLGRRILHLVINKGVGMCMLVYLPIADSLSLRSLQIDTEARRKGAGKRGSISFRATEKDETSGAAFVELSLFNPS; this is encoded by the exons ATGCCCCAGTCGAGATTAGTCGCTGATGCACTTGGTGTGGTGACGATTTGTCTTGTTGCTGTATTGGTTGTTCTGGGGTTGTTCTGTATCATATATTCATTTTACTTCCGCAGTCGGATCCTCGGGCAAGGTTTCAGTCAGCTTAGTTATTTTAGTGGTCCTTGGATAATCAGAATCACATACATCTTCTTTGCAGTTTGGTGGGGTGTTGGTGAAATTATACGGTTGAATTTGTTGAGGCACCACGGAAGAGTATTGGATGGTCTCACTTTGGAATGGCAGGAAAAAGTCTGCAAAGGCTACATCATTTCGAACCTGGGATTCGCAGAACCATGCCTGTTTCTTACACTCATTTTTCTTCTCCGTGCATCTCTTCAAAGGTCTGGAACGTTAGGTCGCAAGTGGAATGTGAAAACGGCTGGTTTTGTTCTTGTTTATTGCATCCCATTGTTCATTCTTCAGCTAGTAGTTATCTTAATTGGACCGAAGTATAAGGAGGACCATAATCCAAAACTGCGTTCTTATTTCATCAGAGCAGCTTCGTCTGATGCAAATCACGATATTGCTTTCTGCACTTACCCTCTATTCAGTACCATCTTTCTCGGTGTTTTTGCTACCATCGTGACTATCTACTTGTTTTGGCTTGGTAGGAGAATTCTTCATTTGGTGATCAATAAAG GGGTGGGTATGTGCATGCTTGTATACCTTCCTATAGCAGATTCTTTATCTTTGAGGAGTCTGCAAATAGATACAGAAGCTAGGAGGAAGGGGGCTG GAAAACGTGGATCGATTTCTTTCCGTGCTACGGAGAAAGATGAAACCTCTGGAGCAGCTTTTGTGGAACTAAGCCTCTTCAATCCTAGCTAG